From Candidatus Methylacidithermus pantelleriae, the proteins below share one genomic window:
- the rplS gene encoding 50S ribosomal protein L19, which yields MSELIEKVQSQVMTIDRETPEFGVGDLVRVHVKVREGEKERIQVFAGIVIAKKGRGLQATFTVRRISYGEGIERVFPLYSPFIAQIEVERKGEPKRAKLYYLRKRKGKEAMTV from the coding sequence ATGAGCGAACTGATTGAGAAAGTGCAATCGCAAGTTATGACGATCGATCGTGAGACACCCGAATTTGGGGTCGGAGATCTCGTTCGTGTTCATGTCAAGGTTCGGGAGGGAGAAAAGGAAAGAATCCAGGTCTTTGCTGGGATCGTGATTGCCAAGAAAGGGCGAGGGTTACAAGCCACATTTACCGTCCGGCGCATAAGCTACGGGGAAGGGATTGAGAGGGTCTTCCCCTTGTACTCGCCCTTTATTGCCCAAATCGAAGTAGAACGAAAGGGAGAGCCAAAAAGGGCCAAGCTGTATTACTTGCGAAAGCGAAAGGGCAAGGAAGCTATGACGGTGTAA
- a CDS encoding DUF2062 domain-containing protein: protein MTNLGKSWELCIGWIRRRCQRLVSLPEAPHRIALGFCVGFFLGFTPFFGFKTVLAIAIAWVLRGNKIAALIGLNLHDIVLPLLPALFKIEYIVGNWVLGRTDAPPSILQHLREVRFSDALHGELLSTLGIPLIVGSFVLGLPATVAVYFAIHHFVETHKQAALLEEVDFPWAEGDQPTVRDPLHRPLHLSTDSKRQPSNDTGAGSSR from the coding sequence ATGACCAATCTGGGAAAATCCTGGGAACTTTGCATCGGTTGGATCCGACGCCGCTGCCAACGCCTTGTTTCGTTGCCAGAGGCACCTCACCGCATTGCGCTTGGATTTTGCGTGGGATTCTTCCTGGGATTTACACCTTTCTTTGGTTTTAAAACGGTACTGGCCATCGCCATTGCGTGGGTTCTACGCGGTAATAAGATTGCTGCCCTTATCGGCCTAAACCTCCATGACATCGTGTTGCCGCTACTCCCTGCCCTGTTCAAAATCGAGTACATCGTGGGAAACTGGGTCCTGGGACGCACCGATGCCCCTCCCTCCATTCTTCAACACTTGCGCGAAGTTCGCTTCTCGGACGCGCTTCACGGAGAGCTTCTTTCCACGCTGGGCATACCTCTCATTGTTGGCTCTTTTGTCCTTGGCTTACCCGCAACTGTCGCTGTCTATTTTGCGATCCATCATTTTGTAGAGACGCACAAGCAGGCGGCCCTTTTGGAAGAAGTCGATTTCCCTTGGGCAGAGGGAGACCAACCCACCGTCCGGGACCCGCTTCATCGTCCTCTCCATCTTTCCACGGACTCAAAGCGTCAACCCTCAAATGACACCGGAGCCGGTTCGTCTCGGTAA
- the obgE gene encoding GTPase ObgE gives MWVDRVRIYAQGGRGGRGCVSFLREPHRPHGGPDGGDGGNGGSVILEVEPNRDDLAHLYGFPHQKAGNGGCGEPGRRSGRKGKDRIIPVPPGTVVFRIPSQPGAPLVPIPPPRQPLELVADLVQPGQRWILCRGGKGGRGNWHFRSPTNQTPREYEDGEPGESGQFVLELKSVAEVGLVGYPNAGKSTLLRSLSRARPRVAPYPFTTLSPVIGVVEWDDGFRCTLADIPGLVEGAHQGRGLGHEFLRHVERAGVMLFVIDASGQQGHIPSEQFFRLQEELKLYSAALAERPYMIVLNKIDLIDSQEELDTIRKQLGQHPCVAISALKHIGLGELRARLRPLVQTLRTAPSQPFFAKPAMAE, from the coding sequence ATGTGGGTAGATCGAGTTCGCATTTACGCCCAGGGAGGACGGGGAGGGCGAGGCTGTGTAAGCTTTCTCCGAGAGCCACATCGTCCTCATGGAGGACCGGATGGAGGTGACGGCGGCAATGGAGGAAGTGTCATTCTCGAGGTGGAGCCCAATCGCGATGACCTAGCCCACCTCTATGGGTTTCCGCACCAAAAGGCGGGTAATGGAGGCTGTGGAGAACCGGGGCGCCGTAGCGGGCGCAAGGGAAAAGACCGCATCATTCCAGTGCCTCCGGGCACGGTCGTCTTTCGGATACCGAGCCAGCCAGGAGCTCCCCTGGTGCCTATACCGCCCCCTCGCCAGCCGCTGGAGTTGGTGGCCGATTTGGTTCAACCTGGACAAAGATGGATCCTTTGCCGAGGAGGAAAAGGCGGAAGAGGGAATTGGCATTTCCGATCTCCAACAAACCAGACACCCAGGGAGTACGAGGACGGCGAGCCTGGGGAAAGCGGGCAATTTGTCTTAGAGCTTAAATCAGTTGCCGAAGTGGGTCTTGTTGGGTACCCCAACGCTGGAAAGTCGACCCTTTTGCGATCCCTCTCAAGGGCAAGGCCGCGGGTAGCTCCGTATCCTTTTACCACTCTTTCTCCGGTAATCGGAGTCGTAGAGTGGGACGACGGGTTCCGGTGCACGCTTGCCGACATTCCGGGTCTTGTGGAAGGGGCCCATCAAGGTAGAGGATTGGGTCATGAATTTCTCCGACACGTGGAACGAGCAGGGGTGATGCTTTTTGTCATCGACGCTTCCGGACAACAAGGACACATCCCCTCGGAACAATTCTTTCGTCTGCAGGAGGAGCTTAAACTCTATTCCGCCGCTCTGGCCGAGCGGCCGTACATGATCGTCCTTAACAAAATCGACCTGATCGACTCCCAAGAAGAGCTGGACACGATTCGCAAACAACTTGGGCAGCATCCGTGCGTCGCCATTTCTGCGCTCAAACACATTGGGCTCGGAGAACTCCGGGCACGCCTTCGACCCTTAGTTCAAACCCTGCGAACCGCGCCTAGTCAGCCTTTTTTTGCCAAGCCCGCCATGGCAGAGTGA
- a CDS encoding ribonuclease HII, which produces MKANLVFEKRLIQLGYRWVAGVDEAGRGPWAGPVVAAAVMLPLGFTHPDLDDSKRVAPQKRLVVAEILRTSPSVYHGLGLATVAEIDCMGIVKATLIAMERAVRALPVRPDFLLVDGSSVPCLGLPALALVKGDARSASIAAASILAKVRRDIIMEVFDKEYPQYGFARHKGYGTLEHRKALEIWGPCSIHRRSFLPVVGLS; this is translated from the coding sequence ATGAAGGCGAACCTTGTATTTGAGAAGAGGCTCATTCAACTGGGGTACCGGTGGGTTGCGGGGGTGGACGAAGCGGGCCGAGGACCCTGGGCAGGTCCGGTGGTCGCCGCCGCTGTGATGTTGCCTCTCGGATTTACCCATCCGGATCTTGATGATTCCAAAAGAGTTGCTCCGCAGAAACGGTTGGTAGTCGCAGAAATCCTCCGCACTTCCCCTTCTGTCTACCACGGTCTTGGGCTAGCCACGGTCGCCGAAATTGATTGCATGGGGATTGTCAAGGCTACCCTGATCGCAATGGAACGAGCTGTCAGAGCTCTTCCGGTTCGGCCGGACTTTCTTTTAGTGGATGGTTCGTCTGTTCCATGCTTGGGCCTACCTGCGCTCGCTCTAGTGAAAGGGGATGCCCGGTCAGCCTCTATTGCTGCTGCGTCGATTTTAGCCAAGGTTCGGCGAGATATCATTATGGAGGTGTTTGACAAGGAGTATCCGCAGTACGGATTTGCTCGCCACAAAGGATATGGGACGTTGGAGCACCGGAAAGCTTTAGAAATATGGGGGCCCTGTTCGATTCACCGGCGAAGCTTTCTTCCCGTGGTCGGACTGAGCTGA
- the trmD gene encoding tRNA (guanosine(37)-N1)-methyltransferase TrmD → MRIDVITLFPEVLEAFLGSSILARARAKGILTVHLHNLRSFAHDKHATVDDRPYGGGPGMVLRPEPLFEAIETVKGLDVPGRVILMSASGRLFTQSIARSLSSHDRLIFVCGHYEGVDQRVVDHAVDEELSIGDYILTNGALAAVVVIDAVARLLPGVLGNEFSPQDESFEHGLLEAPQYTRPQEFRGWRVPDVLLSGNHAQIAQWRRKMAEEKTRRVRPDLWAKCLGKGGSNERTD, encoded by the coding sequence GTGCGGATTGACGTTATCACTCTTTTCCCGGAGGTTTTGGAAGCTTTTCTTGGGTCGAGCATTCTAGCGCGGGCACGCGCGAAGGGGATCCTTACTGTGCACCTCCATAATCTACGTTCTTTTGCGCACGACAAACATGCGACCGTGGACGATCGCCCGTACGGTGGAGGGCCCGGGATGGTACTTCGTCCTGAGCCATTGTTTGAAGCCATTGAAACGGTGAAAGGGTTAGACGTGCCGGGAAGGGTGATTCTTATGTCTGCCAGTGGAAGGCTTTTTACCCAGAGTATTGCCCGTTCCCTTTCCTCGCATGACAGGCTCATTTTTGTGTGCGGGCACTATGAAGGGGTGGATCAGAGAGTCGTTGATCATGCTGTCGACGAAGAACTGTCGATCGGGGACTACATTCTCACCAATGGGGCTCTGGCAGCTGTGGTCGTCATTGATGCGGTTGCCCGGCTTTTACCTGGTGTTTTAGGAAATGAATTTTCTCCCCAGGATGAATCGTTCGAGCACGGACTTCTTGAGGCTCCCCAGTACACGCGGCCTCAAGAGTTTCGGGGTTGGAGGGTGCCAGACGTTCTCCTTTCGGGTAATCATGCCCAAATTGCCCAATGGCGGAGAAAAATGGCCGAAGAAAAGACCCGGCGGGTACGCCCAGATCTCTGGGCGAAATGTCTGGGAAAAGGAGGGTCCAATGAGCGAACTGATTGA